In Hemiscyllium ocellatum isolate sHemOce1 chromosome 5, sHemOce1.pat.X.cur, whole genome shotgun sequence, the following are encoded in one genomic region:
- the snx10b gene encoding sorting nexin-10B isoform X1, producing MPKAFPTRGMDKTIKDKKKEFISVWVRDPRVQKEDSWHSYVDYEICVHTNSMCFTKKTSCVRRRYREFAWLRQRLQDNAVLISLPELPPKSPFFSASNVQHVEQRCQGLQEFLEKVLKINILLSDSRLHLFLQTQLNTTEIEACVSGQTDYTVEDAVHRHATSNRRFPVEEA from the exons ATTTCCCACCAGAGGAATGGATAAAACAATAAAGGATAAAAAAAAG GAGTTCAtcagtgtgtgggtgagagatccCAGAGTCCAGAAAGAAGATTCATGGCACTCTTACGTAGATTATGAAATTTGTGTTCAT ACTAATAGTATGTGTTTTACAAAGAAGACTTCCTGCGTTCGAAGACGCTACAGAGAATTTGCTTGGCTTAGGCAGCGACTTCAAGACAATGCTGTATTGAT AAGTCTGCCAGAGTTGCCTCCAAAGAGCCCTTTCTTCAGTGCCAGTAATGTCCAACATGTTGAGCAACGCTGTCAAGGCCTTCAAGAATTTTTAGAGAA AGTATTGAAGATCAACATACTCCTTTCAGACagtagattacacctcttcttgCAGACACAGTTAAACACTACAGAGATTGAGGCCTGTGTCTCGGGTCAGACTGACTACACCGTTGAGGATGCAGTTCACAGACATGCCACTTCTAACCGAAGATTCCCTGTAGAGGAAGCATAG
- the snx10b gene encoding sorting nexin-10B isoform X2 yields MDKTIKDKKKEFISVWVRDPRVQKEDSWHSYVDYEICVHTNSMCFTKKTSCVRRRYREFAWLRQRLQDNAVLISLPELPPKSPFFSASNVQHVEQRCQGLQEFLEKVLKINILLSDSRLHLFLQTQLNTTEIEACVSGQTDYTVEDAVHRHATSNRRFPVEEA; encoded by the exons ATGGATAAAACAATAAAGGATAAAAAAAAG GAGTTCAtcagtgtgtgggtgagagatccCAGAGTCCAGAAAGAAGATTCATGGCACTCTTACGTAGATTATGAAATTTGTGTTCAT ACTAATAGTATGTGTTTTACAAAGAAGACTTCCTGCGTTCGAAGACGCTACAGAGAATTTGCTTGGCTTAGGCAGCGACTTCAAGACAATGCTGTATTGAT AAGTCTGCCAGAGTTGCCTCCAAAGAGCCCTTTCTTCAGTGCCAGTAATGTCCAACATGTTGAGCAACGCTGTCAAGGCCTTCAAGAATTTTTAGAGAA AGTATTGAAGATCAACATACTCCTTTCAGACagtagattacacctcttcttgCAGACACAGTTAAACACTACAGAGATTGAGGCCTGTGTCTCGGGTCAGACTGACTACACCGTTGAGGATGCAGTTCACAGACATGCCACTTCTAACCGAAGATTCCCTGTAGAGGAAGCATAG